In Candidatus Zixiibacteriota bacterium, a single window of DNA contains:
- a CDS encoding glycyl-radical enzyme activating protein, producing MSGQNKQPLVVDIKRHSLEDGPGIRSVVFFKGCPASCMFCQNPETQNPETEIVFRAARCIGCASCGKACRHGAIDLAMVGRIHRDRCSRCGNCALACPSSALEVVGKAYSVEALTEILMLDYHYYRHSGGGVTLSGGECTMYPDFVGPLLKSLKQNSVHTAVQTSGDFDYESFKGKIMPWVDTVYFDVKIADPETHRQYIGRSNHLSFDNLRRLVSEPGVEVHPRIPLIPGITDSNENLSAIVELLADAGAVDVTMIPYNPMGIEMAAGLGHKVPPLPETFMKPADEKAIYEKLRSLVQRRRQRAVPLPQ from the coding sequence GTGTCTGGGCAGAACAAACAACCTCTGGTGGTGGACATCAAGCGGCACAGCCTTGAGGACGGTCCGGGTATCCGCAGCGTGGTGTTCTTTAAGGGCTGCCCGGCCAGTTGTATGTTCTGTCAGAACCCGGAGACACAGAATCCGGAAACTGAGATCGTTTTCAGGGCGGCCAGATGCATCGGCTGCGCAAGCTGCGGTAAGGCTTGTCGCCACGGCGCTATCGACCTGGCCATGGTGGGACGCATCCATCGTGACAGGTGCAGCCGTTGTGGAAACTGTGCCCTCGCCTGTCCCTCCAGTGCCCTGGAAGTTGTCGGGAAGGCCTATTCGGTTGAAGCCCTGACCGAGATTCTGATGCTTGACTATCACTACTATCGCCATTCGGGAGGAGGCGTCACACTTTCCGGCGGTGAGTGTACAATGTATCCTGATTTTGTTGGACCTCTGCTGAAATCGCTGAAACAGAACTCGGTGCACACCGCCGTGCAAACATCCGGCGATTTTGATTATGAATCATTCAAGGGGAAAATCATGCCATGGGTGGACACCGTATATTTCGACGTGAAGATTGCCGATCCGGAAACGCATCGCCAATACATCGGAAGATCGAATCACCTGAGCTTCGATAATCTTCGCCGCCTCGTTAGTGAACCGGGGGTGGAAGTGCATCCACGAATTCCGCTGATACCGGGGATAACCGACTCGAATGAGAACCTGTCGGCCATTGTCGAGTTGCTGGCCGATGCCGGGGCCGTCGACGTCACAATGATTCCCTATAACCCCATGGGTATCGAGATGGCCGCAGGACTCGGACACAAGGTTCCGCCGTTGCCTGAAACGTTCATGAAACCGGCTGATGAAAAAGCGATTTACGAGAAGCTACGGAGTTTAGTCCAGAGAAGAAGACAAAGAGCGGTTCCGCTGCCACAATAG